The genomic stretch CAACGCCTCTTCCAAGACCACGGACACGCCCAGGATGCTCCTCGGTTTCAATCGTTTCTACCAAGATGTCATGACGATCTTGTGAAGTGAAGAGGCCAGCTTTGGTTTGTTCAACCAGATCATCCTATAACACATATGAAATTTCATCTTTACAAAATTGATTTAACTAACATAAATATTGTTGAAAAAAGTATCTAGCTACTTACAATCTTTTAAGCCACTTCGTGTGTAGCATCTGATGTGAACTCGCCATCTTTTCTTTAGTGTGCCATCTTCCATTTCTTGTGGCGTGATGGTGGAGATGGTGTGCGATCAAGACTTTGTATAACCTCCAAACTCTTTCTCCctttgttttatattttcttcAATCATCATCTTTTCAAGTCTTTGATATCCTCCACGAGACAACCTATTTGGATAGATATTTCTATCTcgattttcctttcttttttggaTCTTTGCCAAGAAACCGGTAGTGGTGCGAGGCTCTACAAATTTCTCCCAAACATCTTATTCAATAAATGaatattgttattatatttaCCTAATCTAATAATACATAAACATGACAAAAATTACTTGTATATTTTGCTTGATAGAAGATATCAACAATGAATCAAGATTGAAACTTTAAATTTAGTATGTTGTAGATCTTAATATCTTTTATTAGACACTAATCTCGTTGGTATTTATCTAATTTCTTTTACCGAAATAGTGTATACTTCATTATCAtttacaaatttaaatattttcttgtcaatgtaaatatactattttttttatttattatttgtggttaaattttattttttatccatATAAAAATTTTGCTTTTTATTCTTGTTATTTGGTTTTATATCTCTTATAAAACTCATTCATGTTTGAATAAACCTTTCAtatttttatccaaacaaatgaaaatataaaatttgattaaattacagttttggtccccctattttaatcACTTCACGaaattagtccccctattttatttttaaacagttttggtccctatttttatttttaattaaaaaaaatatgatctAGCATAAGAAAAATGATGTGTCATTGTCATTTGGATATTCAATTTTTCacgtaatttaaaattatttattaaatttaaaattaataaaaaaaatatgaaaaaaataattaagaaaaattgaaaaatattttatatttatcacCATCTTCTTCCTCTAACACGCATCGTCATCGTCACTTTCAGATTTAACATCATCTTTcggaaaagattttttttaatttactatCAATTTCAGATTTCTAAATAAGAACTAAAATAAATAGAGATCTTTTTATAAATCCCTAATTCCTAATTGAAAATTCAGATCTATTTATTCCTTCAAGCATTGATAGTTGATATTCTTCTTCATTTTATCTATTAAATCATTATTCATCTTCcatctttattattttcttttacaaatcatcatctttcatttttattattcatCTTCCATACTGGATCTGGGTCGTCCAAGTCAGAAGTCAGTGACTTGTATTGTTCGTTCTTTCTTCAAGCAAATACCAGATCTGATATGTTTGACAACTGCTCCTTGCAAACTttgattaattattgattttgttCTGCGTGCATTCGGAGGTTTATGtttctgttaaaaaaaataatttttggagAAAGCCATGGAAGCGACGAAGATGGAAGTGACAAAGAAATTGACGAAGAGAGTAAAATAACCCAATAACCAGAAAAAGAATCAGAGCAACCAAGCAGAATTTTAATTGTTGAACCCTTAGCTGAAGCCAACGAGAAAAAGACATCAACAAAGGTAGCGGAAAAGACCAACAACAACGTTGTTATAGATCTGGAAAAAAAATAGAATGCCTTtttgaaattgaaaaagaaattacaaaattAGTGTTGCTGATATGCATCAGGAAGTGATGAGACGAAGAATAGGACTATTGTCTTGAATGTTTAATGGATTCATCTTAATCAATATTTACTAAAACGTTGCTAgcctattaaataaataaattagactataaatttaagaaaatggttaatgataattgtgtgattaTTCCCAATTCAGAATGttttatatttttagtttttaaattattttttcatatttactttttgattaattttaaatttaataaataattttaaattacgtGGAAAATTGAATAACCAAATCACAATGACACATCAGCTTTCTTATGCCAAatcatcatttttttaaaattaaaaatagaaagaggatcaaaactgtttaaaaataaaatagggggACTGATATCGTGAGTTGATTAAAATATGGgactaaaactgtaatttagccaaaaaAAACTTTTATGCATTTGATATTAAGTTgattaaaatcaataattaatatttagataaaagaatatttaaagaCTAAAAAATctgaattaaaaacaaaaagtgatatattttgtaataaataaaaacaatatagcCTAAAAGTAAAAAAGTTGTCAAATTGATggaattaaaaaacaaatttaaaccatatttttaatactttagtATCTATCTTAGATTTAATGTTTCAACCGACCACTGCATGTATATAAATAGTAAAGCAAATTCTGTTTTCCAATAAAGCATGTTACATTGCTACTGGACATGTTATTCCACTTtacatttatatttataatacgTACCTTTAAATACTATACTTATATGTTATTGCAACTAGACGTGTTTTATTATTATATTGCTACTATTGCATGCATGTTTATCATACATTTTTTTAGCAAGCGTGTTTatcataattaaaattaaaaggtggCAATATATAAACATCAATCTCGCTGTTGGAACTTGCATTCATTCAACAGCACAAGAAACAACAAACACATAGAAGCAGCTAGCATAATTAATTTCTGTGGTTGGTTAAGGTTTGCTATGACGTTTATAGAGCGTAATGTGTCAAGTGATGGAAAACGCGTGATGACTCTGCAACAGTTCAAGCAATGGTTAAAGACATCATTCGATGCAAATGGCGATGGTCGGATTAGCAAAGATGAGCTCCGTGAGGTATTGAGGATCACCGGCGGCTTCTTTGCTTCGTGGAAGAGTAACAAGGTCTTGAAATCTATTGATTCAAACCATGACGGTTTTATTGATGATAAGGAATTTATTAATCTTGCAGACATAGTAGAGAAGAACTTGAACATAAGAATCACAAAGTAAATCTTTTTTGTATATAAAGTTGATTTTCCTTTTGAGATTTTTTCTTAACTACTAGTAGGGATGGCAAACAaacccaaacccgcggggcccacccgcacccgaacccgagtcaacgggtgaaaacccgagttgactggatttgggttcgggttcgggtgccacccgatatttcgggtgcgggtttgggtagtgtgaaacccgcgcccgaaacccgaaatcacacccgaatatatatatatatatatatatatatatatatatatatatatatatatatatatatatatatatatatatatatatatatatatatatgaggagggttatatttactccaggagtaagttattataacctactccaaatctagaccattgattattttcaatctaggggttaaaaataataagtaattaaatgtggagagagaaaactattacttattatttttaaccactagattgagaATAATCAATGGTcttgatttggagtaagttataataacttactcctggagtaaatataaccctcctctatatatatatatatatattttatggaaagttgtaagaaaatcgtaagaaaaatatattttatgtattttgttgcgggtttgggtttgggtgaaaaaaacccaacccaacgggtgtgggcgtgggtgttattttgtcacccgaatagcttttgggttcgggttcgggtgggaatttcgggtgcgggtttgggtagtataaaacccgcacccgcgcgcacccgttgccatccctaactACTAGATGAGTATTTGCCCCGTTTCTTTtaagggtttttctaacctatgcaaccttgcataggataagagacaattaatacaccactttttaaatataaactaccatatttatatttatttatgttcatcCATTAATTGggtaggagagagaaaatataaaagattacttttaaacagaaaaataattaatatgaaaatttatatggaaagaaataatttattaattgcccttatcctatgcaatgttgcataggttagaaaaacccttcttttaattatttctgtCTTTAATACTCTTTGATGGTTTATTATATTATTACAATTGATTGTTAGAACTTATTACTTATGGTATCACAAAAGAAAGAGAAACTTGATTAGAATTGATTATGCACTTGACTTCACATTCATGTGATTATTTATACACTTTTTGATGTGGACTTTCAAAGAACCAAAGAACTTCATTAATTAGTTACTTGGAAGATAAGTTATTCAACTAACTCACaaatttgaatttcaacattttttctTAACTAAAAGCAATTTTCAgattaattttacatttttatgTATGAATTTTAAGTTATCCTCTGTAAAATTGAATCTGACTGAAACCGGAATTGAATCCAATTTTAAGTTATAACACTAGTGATGAGTGTTAATGACCTTGTCAAAACATCACATACTTCCTTGAGATTAGGGTGTTCAAATTAACCAATTATTTGAACCATGCATATCCATATTTAAATTCaattattaaaaatcaattaattattaatatggtTTAAACCAAATACATATTTGGACATTCATATTCAgaataaaaaccaaattaatctattattttaaaataagaagatatcttaattttttttcttgaaaaaatatttttttctggcaattaaaattttcaaaaaaacaaaaaaatatttttacccTTCTTGTTCATTGGCTTTTTACACTTCTTGTCTTGATAATCATtatgatttcttaaagaagatttATGTTTATCAATGTCTTTCATAGAATCATCCTCACGGACTTGTATTTCCTTCATTTTTGACCACCACCTTTCTTAAAAGCTTTTGCTTGCATGACTTGCTCGGTTACATGTTTCGTAGTCTTCTGTAACACATCTTAACCAACTTAATTAATTACTTGCTAAGCAATTAACTTAACTAACTAGTTACTTACAAATCAAGTAACTCAACTAACTCACTAATTTAAATTACATTTCAACACTGATTGTACTATTATATCTACTTAACCAACTTTTGACCTCAGGAGTCTTCATAAAGGattgaaatataaaataaaaaaattaataaaataaagaattggAGATATGAATATTATTTACATGTTGGCAAAATGAATGTGAAGAAAAGTAATTTAAGATTATATGTTGGCAAAATGAATATTAGTTTGTAGTCATATTCATTCCCATAAAAATCCAATGCAATTGAGCCTGTTCTTCATGAGATCACCGCCGTCGACACGACAAACCAAAGGTTGTATCTAATATTCACAACTTCAAGCTTCAGATGTTGAAGCAAGATGCAGACGGAAAATTTCACATACTTCCATGAATTCTCTATCAATGTAATCTAATTCAAAAAGACAATAATCCGCCAGCAGAAGTTAACATTAGAATGATGCTCTTGTCATGGGGCTTAGCAGTACATCACCTGTATGAACAAAGTTTATCAAGTTGAATAAAAACGTGTGCATAGACAAAAAGCTCACATACATCAACAAACAAATGAATTAATATTATACATAATGGTTCTATTAGAAAACCAAACTTACCTATTTAGTTTTTTACACTTCTACTAGAAACAGCAAAGCCTTCTTCCATCCGCACCAGACAACGATGATTGGGCGATGAATGTCAAAAAGCCCTATAAAATTTATTCGAAAGGGGGCAACTTCCAGAAGTTCCATGAATTGTAATCCTCCTGCAACCAGCATTCAGCAAGAACAACAAGGCCCAAAAAAATTACATCATAAACAAATCCATATGGCATCAAAGAgaaagagggagagagagagagagagagaaagaccTGTTCAGATGTGTTTGTAGGGGGAAACATTCCGTTCACGAGAGTGTGAAGAGAAGTGTATGAATTTGTGTCTAAACACCGTCGGTTTATAAAAATCTCACCCTGAAAAGTTATATATAACTACATGAGAATACAAGTTTGGCAGAGCATATTCAAgaatttttagtatttatttgcTGTATGATAATATGAGAGATTCATTACCTTGGGATTAATGATGAATATTTTTCCTTTAGGGATTCCAACCTTAAGGTAGCTGATTTCATCGGTATCTCTATTTCCAAATCCAGCATAGAACGGATTGCAATCAGGAGGAAAAAGTGCCCTGATGTCCTGGATGCAttaaaattcgagtttttaacaTAACCAGactgaaaatatttaaatcatgTGAAACGTGAAAATAGAAACCAAACCTCTAAACATGCAATTTTGAACTCGTGCGGAGCCCTGAGGATAActgaaaatagaaagaaaaatatatatatatcatgctCTGAAATATGGTAAAGGTATGATCAAAGCACTCTAGACTCAAAGCTTTGATCGGTTTAATACTTTGATTTACACAATAAAAATTGAATCGcaaaatagaatttaaaaaaatgagAACGGTAAGCAAATTAAGTGTTAAGGTTGATAAAACTACAAAAAAACAACTGCTGTAAAAGAGGACGTGCGAGGAAAACTAATAGAAAGACAAGTTGACTGAATACCTTCTCTATATAAAGAAGGAAAAAGTCCGTCGGGGGAAATGACAACCGGACCATCTGGTAAGACTTTTCCGTTCTGTATAATAACAAATCAAACAGGAGAATGTAAACCAGCTTCTTTAGTCTTCTTGTTTGTTTCAAATTTGACTTATATTTCAAATTTTTGTATCACCTGGTTAAGATTGAATAGGAATTGTCTGGTGTTATGTGCTTGAGAAATTGCACGAGCACTGAGAAAAAGCAACTGGTAGCCATTTTCCTGTGATGTAAAATAGACAAGGTAAAATTACTTAAAGATGCACCAAAAGATAGTTGTTCTAGGCAGGGTAAAGACAGTTTTCATTCTAAAAGTTGTAGAACATCCATTAATAATTACAATGatcaaatacataaaattaaagtcatAAATTCAATGGCCTTAACAGATAAAGAAACCAATAATTGGTTTCGAGACCATGTGTCTAAGAACCTAGCCCACACACAGTAATGCATGATCAATGTATTCCAGATTCAAAAACAgaacaaaatattatatataatagtaATCTCAAAACACCTGATGACATGTGTAAGATAAACAAACCTTGATGTCTGAAAATAAATGAGCAACACCAGTTTGTGACCAGTCAATCCCAACTAAAGGCATGAATTGACCTAGAACATCTGACCTGTAAGACATAAAACAGGAGAAAGAAATTAACATTATCGGATCATAAAGTAGAATTAAGCTTCAGAACAAAGGCATATATCTGGATGTTAAAAATACTTGCAGGTATCTGTACCTTGTAATTGTCCCATCCACATCTGATATCACTATACGAGTATTCCATTTCCACAAAAATATCCGAGCATCAATCTGATATAAATGAAACAATAATAAAAGAGAGATTTCAATAAGTTAACAACAAAAATACAAAAGGAGAAATTATAGGAAGTCCCTCCATATCTAACTATCTTAATGACGGTGGTGACTGCAGGATTATACGACTACACTGAATTCAGATTCAAGAATCTTATATAGAGCTTCATCACATCTGGTGAGAGATATTGTAAACCAACATAGTTTAAATAAGAACGAGAGAAATTCTCCTCTATTAAGAGTATCGTTGTAATCCTAAGAAATACAGAGGAGATCTTTGTTTGAATCAgatcttttgatttttctttttcacattgaTTAAGATGGTTTTTAACATTTCAAACCACAGTGCCATTCTTCTTCacttattctatttttttatcacCTAAGAGAAGTAAGCTCTGTCaacaaacaataataataaagaatTATACATTACTAACCTGCCGCATGCCCATCATAGGTGTAGAAAAACCGAAGGTAATCGTGTTCCTCCCTTCCTTCAGATTCAAAGATGACAGTTGTTCAGACGTTGGAGTATTTACGCTAACCTTCTTAACAGAACGATCCCTTCTACCAATATTGACAGTCTGAGACTTTTGAAACTTTGCCCTGCTTCCAACATCCGCAACATCATAAATACCACAATCCGTTACCGGTCTCTCGAGACGGACATTCCTAGTAACTCCCTCAGGTTTTCCACCCTAAACAACAACTATATTGTGTCAATATCAACAACCAAAACAGAACACACTTTAAGTCTCTCATTAAGTAAACGCTCTAACAATATCGAGAAATAAATTAGCTTCATTTACCTCAGGTAGCTGCAGACTTGTAGCATGCAAAACCTCGTCATGAACATGAACTTCTCCACATACTTCACTTGCAAGGCGAATAACCTCGCCAGATTCAGTCTTGCCTTTCTCCTTGTCCAAGTTACCACCTCGAGTCTTCTTTCTTTCCCGATAAGGAAGTTCATCAAAAGTGAGATTCGTAGACCACCTTAAATCCAACAACTTGGCTGCAATTTCAGCACGCTCCACTAAATctgcatcaacatcttcaccatcACCACCATCAGAACTCGGCCCAAATACAAGCCTACACATCCTCGAACGGCGAGAACCAGTCCTATCTATAACCGGATCCTCCGAACGAAAGTTACAACTTTTCGACTTAAATTGCCTCTTATTACTCCCTCTCACTTGAATATCATCATAACCCCACATAGATCCTATcccatcttcttcttcttgttcctcttgcccctcttcttctccttcaccatgTTGCGAAGAATTCGCATGAAGAAAAAAAGCCTCCCCTTTAGGACTCAAACACATATGAAAATCCGTCTCAACCCCATTAACACTAACACTAACCTTAACCTTCTCCCTCTTCGCCGCCTTCATAACCCGTTGAAATTTCCCAAACCTAACATACCAAGGAGAACTTTTAAAGCTCCCATCTTTCTGCtgaacaacaataatatcaacaGCGCCCCCGAACGGAAGAAACGGCCCAGAAACATTACACACACCGCGTCT from Vicia villosa cultivar HV-30 ecotype Madison, WI linkage group LG4, Vvil1.0, whole genome shotgun sequence encodes the following:
- the LOC131596517 gene encoding phosphatidate phosphatase PAH2-like is translated as MQAWGRLGGYIRRGVCNVSGPFLPFGGAVDIIVVQQKDGSFKSSPWYVRFGKFQRVMKAAKREKVKVSVSVNGVETDFHMCLSPKGEAFFLHANSSQHGEGEEEGQEEQEEEDGIGSMWGYDDIQVRGSNKRQFKSKSCNFRSEDPVIDRTGSRRSRMCRLVFGPSSDGGDGEDVDADLVERAEIAAKLLDLRWSTNLTFDELPYRERKKTRGGNLDKEKGKTESGEVIRLASEVCGEVHVHDEVLHATSLQLPEGGKPEGVTRNVRLERPVTDCGIYDVADVGSRAKFQKSQTVNIGRRDRSVKKVSVNTPTSEQLSSLNLKEGRNTITFGFSTPMMGMRQIDARIFLWKWNTRIVISDVDGTITRSDVLGQFMPLVGIDWSQTGVAHLFSDIKENGYQLLFLSARAISQAHNTRQFLFNLNQNGKVLPDGPVVISPDGLFPSLYREVILRAPHEFKIACLEDIRALFPPDCNPFYAGFGNRDTDEISYLKVGIPKGKIFIINPKGEIFINRRCLDTNSYTSLHTLVNGMFPPTNTSEQEDYNSWNFWKLPPFE